A region of Zootoca vivipara chromosome 15, rZooViv1.1, whole genome shotgun sequence DNA encodes the following proteins:
- the DLAT gene encoding dihydrolipoyllysine-residue acetyltransferase component of pyruvate dehydrogenase complex, mitochondrial, with amino-acid sequence MWRVLARRVAQRCAAPRSVRLLPAPGASLEGAPWRSRASWGAVAGCSGGGGGLASWGPRRGGEAPLFLQERKARLQPGPARHWCSYPSHQKVPLPALSPTMQMGTIARWEKKEGDKINEGDLIAEVETDKATVGFESSEECYLAKILVPEGTRDVPIGAVICITVDKPELIDAFKSYTLDSSATVPPASVPPPPPPPAAAPPTPAAQLSAQAPGSSYPPHMQILLPALSPTMTMGTVQRWEKKVGEKLSEGDLLAEIETDKATIGFEVQEEGYLAKILVSEGTRDVPLGTPLCIIVEKESDIPAFADYKDAGVTDIKPPVLPPLPSPAAATTPTPSFPSQPAAPPSAKFPGQKGRAIVSPLAKKLAAEKGIDLSQVKGTGPDGRITKKDIESFVPSKVAPPRAAEAPPMATPASAAAAALPTGVFTDIPISNIRKVIAQRLMQSKQTIPHYYLSVDVDMGEILVLRKELNQEMPQNTKLSVNDFIIKASALACMKVPEANSSWLDTVIRQNHVVDVNVAVSTPAGLITPIVFNAHIKGLASINKDVVTLATKAREGKLQPHEFQGGTFTVSNLGMYGIKNFSAIINPPQACILAVGASEKRLVPADNEKGFDVTSVMSVTLSCDHRVVDGAVGAQWLAEFKKLLEKPATMLL; translated from the exons ATGTGGCGCGTGCTGGCGAGGCGCGTGGCCCAGCGATGCGCGGCCCCGCGGAGCGTTCGGCTCCTGCCGGCGCCGGGGGCGAGCTTAGAGGGGGCCCCTTGGCGGAGCCGCGCTTCCTGGGGGGCCGTCGCCGGTTgtagcggtggcggcggcggcctcgCCTCATGGGGGCCCCGCCGGGGGGGAGAGGCGCCGCTGTTCCTCCAGGAAAGGAAGGCCCGGCTGCAGCCCGGCCCCGCCCGGCACTGGTGCAGCTACCCGTCCCACCAGAAG GTGCCTTTGCCAGCTCTCTCTCCTACGATGCAGATGGGGACTATTGCACGATGGGAGAAGAAAGAAGGGGACAAGATCAATGAGGGGGATCTGATAGCAGAG GTAGAGACAGACAAAGCTACTGTGGGGTTTGAGAGCTCGGAAGAATGTTACTTGGCCAAGATCCTGGTGCCAGAAGGAACGCGGGATGTTCCCATTGGAGCCGTAATCTGCATCACTGTGGACAA GCCTGAGCTTATTGACGCCTTTAAGAGTTACACTTTGGATTCTTCAGCAACTGTTCCACCAGCCtcagtgcctcctcctcctcctcctccagcagcagctccccccacGCCAGCAGCTCAGCTCTCGGCTCAAGCTCCAGGCAGCTCCTATCCTCCCCACATGCAG ATTCTTCTCCCTGCTCTCTCACCCACAATGACAATGGGCACAGTTCAGAGATGGGAAAAGAAGGTTGGTGAAAAGCTAAGCGAAGGAGACTTGTTGGCAGAAATTGAGACAGACAAAGCTACGATAG GCTTTGAAGTACAAGAAGAAGGTTACCTGGCAAAAATCTTGGTGTCCGAAGGCACGAGAGATGTGCCCTTAGGAACTCCCCTCTGCATCATTGTGGAGAAAGAGTCTGACATTCCAGCGTTTGCAGACTACAAGGATGCTGGAGTAACAGATATCAAGCCTCCGGTGCTGCCTCCACTCCCAAGTCCT GCAGCGGCAACAACACCTACTCCTTCTTTTCCATCCCAGCCGGCGGCCCCTCCTTCAGCCAAGTTTCCTGGACAAAAAGGGAGGGCAATAGTCAGCCCTCTGGCAAAGAAACTGGCAGCAGAGAAAGGAATTGACCTTTCACAGGTGAAAG GCACGGGACCAGATGGACGGATAACAAAGAAAGACATTGAGTCATTTGTGCCATCAAAGGTTGCCCCG CCCCGGGCAGCAGAAGCACCTCCTATGGCAACACCTGCATCAGCAGCTGCCGCAGCCCTTCCCACAGGCGTCTTCACGGATATTCCAATCAGCAATATTCGCAAG GTGATTGCCCAGCGTTTGATGCAGTCTAAGCAAACGATACCTCACTACTATCTCTCAGTCGATGTAGACATGGGAGAAATACTGGTGCTAAGAAAAGAGCTCAACCAG GAGATGCCGCAGAACACTAAGCTTTCTGTCAATGACTTCATAATTAAGGCTTCAGCTCTGGCTTGCATGAAAGTGCCTGAAGCAAATTCCTCTTGGTTGGACACAGTCATTAGACA GAATCATGTAGTCGATGTAAACGTTGCAGTCAGTACTCCAGCAGGACTTATAACCCCAATAGTATTTAATGCACACATAAAGGGATTGGCTTCCATTAACAAAGATGTTGTAACATTGGCAACCAAAGCTCGCGAAGGGAAGTTGCAGCCACATGAATTTCAG GGAGGAACTTTTACAGTCTCAAATTTAGGAATGTATGGGATTAAGAATTTCTCTGCGATTATCAATCCACCACAGGCTTGTATTTTAGCAGTTGGTGCCTCTGAGAAAAGGCTGGTCCCAGCAGATAATGAAAAGGg atttgACGTAACCAGTGTGATGTCTGTCACGCTTAGCTGTGACCACCGCGTTGTGGATGGAGCAGTTGGAGCCCAGTGGCTGGCTGAGTTCAAGAAGTTGCTTGAGAAGCCGGCCACCATGCTGCTATAA
- the DIXDC1 gene encoding dixin isoform X4, giving the protein MGGKQVKCLASPSPVNSARSESSVTHSEEKAGFDIVREEEADSRTEETCSPFPIELQQARCPATGLETAWEEQLLEQQDHLEKEMEEAKKMISGLQALLLNGSLPEDEQERLFVLCEQDACPEEQLVIVRSRLDQSMEENQELKKELQRHKQEARSLQGVKDALQQRLVQQDALILQIKQELLRANMDKEELHSQNAELQRKVEERNRLLAEYKKELSQKDRHLHQHQAKMEEMLRQLSEASYHQAELERELEHKEALLAQCMKKDAEEVIVYSSHGSQSNGFLQTSGKGAASTAHRGTNDLQLVREALRSLRNSFSGHDPQHHTIDSLEQGISSLMERLHRMEMQKRQERRIQGKSPAGHITNEYRESWPSNSKLPHSHSTPAMSSSACTKVLYFTDRSLTPFMVNIPKRLGEVTLRDFKAAIDREGTHRYHFKALDPEFGTVKEEVFHDDDIIPGWEGKIVAWVEEDHGEN; this is encoded by the exons CCTCGCATCGCCCAGCCCTGTGAACAGTGCAAGGAGCGAGTCCAGTGTTACGCACTCAGAGGAGAAGGCTGGATTTGACATTGTTCGTGAAGAGGAAGCAGATAGCAGAACAG aagaGACGTGCTCTCCCTTTCCCATAGAGTTGCAGCAGGCCAGGTGTCCTGCGACGGGCTTGGAGACTGCATGGGAGGAGCAGCTCCTGGAGCAGCAAGATCACTTGGAAAAGGAGatggaagaagcaaagaagaTGATTTCAGGACTGCAG GCCTTGCTGCTCAATGGGTCGTTACCTGAGGATGAGCAAGAAAGACTGTTTGTCCTTTGCGAACAAGATGCCTGCCCCGAAGAGCAGCTG GTCATAGTCCGAAGCCGTCTGGATCAGAGCATGGAGGAGAATCAAGAGCTGAAG AAAGAGTTGCAGAGGCACAAGCAAGAAGCTCGAAGTCTGCAAGGGGTAAAG gatGCCTTGCAGCAGCGGTTGGTCCAACAGGATGCTCTGATTCTTCAGATAAAGCAAGAGCTGCTTAGAGCAAACATGgacaaggaggaactgcatagcCAAAAT GCTGAACTACAGAGGAAAGTGGAGGAGCGGAATCGACTTCTGGCTGAATATAAA AAGGAGCTGAGTCAGAAGGATCGGCACCTGCACCAGCACCAGGCCAAGATGGAGGAGATGCTGCGGCAGCTCTCCGAGGCCAGTTATCACCAg GCGGAGCTGGAGCGAGAGCTGGAGCACAAAGAAGCCCTGTTGGCTCAGTGTATGAAGAAGGATGCAGAAGAG GTGATAGTCTACAGCAGTCATGGCTCTCAGAGCAACGGCTTCCTGCAGACATCAGGAAAAGGAGCTGCTTCCACAGCACACAGAGGG ACCAACGACCTGCAGCTGGTGCGCGAGGCCCTGCGCAGCTTGCGGAACAGCTTCAGTGGCCACGACCCCCAGCACCATACCATCGACAGCCTGGAGCAGGGCATCTCCAGCCTGATGGAGAGGCTGCACCGCATGGAGATGCAGAAGAGGCAAGAGAGGAGG ATCCAAGGAAAATCACCTGCCGGCCACATCACGAACGAGTACCGAGAATCCTGGCCCTCCAACTCCA AACTGCCTCATTCTCACAGCACCCCTGCAATGAGCAGCAGTGCCTGCACCAAAGTGCTCTACTTCACGGATCGCTCCCTCACACCTTTCATGGTGAACATACCAAAGAG GTTAGGTGAGGTGACTCTAAGGGACTTCAAAGCAGCTATTGATCGGGAAGGGACACATCGCTACCACTTCAAAGCCCTAGATCCAGAATTTGGCACAGTAAAAGAGGAG GTTTTCCATGATGACGACATCATccctgggtgggagggaaagatcGTGGCATGGGTGGAAGAGGACCATGGGGAGAACTAA